The Pseudoalteromonas translucida KMM 520 genome segment AGGCGAAAGTAATTATATAAGTTGCTTTATATGAATTGTTTTTAACGCAGTGAGTAAATATTTTTAGCTAAAATGTTCGTGTTTTTAATAAGGTTAGTATTATACAAAAGAGATAACACTATGAGCTTACACTCTTCTGCCCAATTTGATCCTATTTTAGTTGCCGACATTGGTGGTACCAATGCGCGTTTTGCACTAATTACTGCCTTCGATGCAGTAAAAAACGAATTTGTTATAGAATATAATCATACCTTTCCTAGCGCCGATTTTGGCTCGTTACAAAATGCAACACGCCATTATTTATCAACTGTGCCTCATATTAAACCTGTGCGCGCGTGTTTGGCGGTGGCAGGCCCTATAAAAGCAGGGCAGGTTCATCTTACTAATTTAGGTTGGCATTTTAGCGTTAGTGAGTTTAAACAGGCTTTTTCTTTTTCGCAGCTTGAAATTATTAACGACTTTGCTGCATTTGCCTACGCAGCCCCTTATTTAGATAGCAAGCAAAATGTGGTTATTAAAGCAGGCCAAGCCGATGAAAACTCTAACATTGCTGTTATGGGGCCAGGTACCGGATTTGGTGCAGCTTGCCTAGTTAGAACAGCGCAGTCTAGTGCGGTGCTTAGCTCTGAAGGCGGGCATATTTCACTGGCTGCCGTTACCGATTTAGATGCAAAGTTACTTATAGAATTACGCAAAGACCATCCACATGTGTCTTTAGAAACTGTTTTTTCAGGCCCGGGTATTGCCCATTTGTATAAAGCGATGGCGGCGGTTAATGGTATTACTGCTAAGCATTTGGATGCCGCGCAAATTAGTAATTTAGCCAATACCGGCGAGTGTGAAGTGTGTGATGCAACGCTAAACCAGTTTTGTGACTGGCTTGGTAGTGCCGCAGGCGATTTAGCATTAGCTTATGGTGCGTTGGGCGGTTTATTTATTGGCGGTGGTATATTGCCACGCATGCAATCGCGCTTGTTAGAGAGTCGTTTTGTTGAACGTTTTTCACAAAAAGGTATTATGTCGCAATATAACGGGCAAGTTCCTGTTACGCTAGTAACCCAAGATAATATACCTTTGATTGGCGCTGCGGCGTGTTTGCATAATAGTAAGCAGGAATAATGCTGCTGGTATTTGGAAGTAAATAGATGAAAAAAGTCACCATAAATAGTGTAGCGAGTTATGCGGGGGTTTCTAAAAAAACAGTCTCTCGGGTGTTAAATAACGAGCCAAATGTAAGTGCAGCTACCCGCGAAAAGGTACTTAAAGTATTTAAAGAGCTTGATTATACGCCTAATCCTATTGCCCGTGGTCTTGCTCAAAATCGCAGTTTTATTATTGGTTGTATTTACGATAATCCAAGTAAAAGTTATATTACCCGCGTGCAAACAGGCGCATTAGCTGCCTGCCAAGAAAACAATTACAATTTATTAATACATCCTTGTGAGCTGCGCGGCGAAGCACTAATTAATAATATTGATCAGTTACTGCAGTCATCACGCTTAGATGGCATTGTATTAACGCCGCCTTTTTCGGACTTTGCTGAACTAGTTGATTTTTTAAAATCGAAACAAATACCTTATGCGCGCGTTGCCTCTGCAGTACTTGAAGATGATTCTATTTCGGTGCGTAGCAATGACGAGCAAGGAGCATTTGAAATAACCGAGCATTTAATTACACTGGGTCATAAATCAATTGCTTTTATTAAAGGTCATCCCGATCACAGTGCTACTGAGCAGCGTTTTAAAGGCTACCGACGTGCGTTAGCAAGCCATGGTATTGAATTTGAAGAGCGTTTAGTAGAAGAGGGTAACTTTAGTTATCATTCAGGGGTAGACAGCGCCCGTAGTATTTTAGATTTATCGCCACGGCCAACCGCAGTATTTGCTTCAAACGATTACATGGCAGCCGCCGCACTTAAATTAGCAACTCAACGCAGCTTACGTGTGCCCGATGATATTTCAATTGCTGGTTTTGATAACGCGCCTATAGCACGCCACATTTGGCCTGGGCTAACCACCATAGCGCAGCCAGTTGAAGAAATGACCAAACAAGCAGTTACTCAGCTTATTGCTCATATTATTCAGCCACAAGAGGTTGCGTATCAGGTGACCTTAGAGGCGCGTTTAATTACTCGCGAGTCGACGGCGCAGGTTAAATAAACTCAATTTAAAACAAATGTTTACAGTAGCCCGAATGTGCACAAAGCATATTCGGGCTTTTTGTTGGCTGTTGTTAAATATAACGATGCCGTACAACATTATTAAATGACTATTTATAAAAAATAGTTGGCTATGTTAAAAAAAGTGACTATTTTTATTAGACAGGGTTGACACCGGTGTCATGGTCGTGCGTTAATACAGTGACACCGGTGTCAGGGTGGTTGTGAGAGGCCCTCTGATAAGGTACCTTTGAACGGGTAAGCCAAAGATGCTCAGTGCAATTAATTACGTGGAGTCTTTAATTGCCACTGAGCCTTTATCCTCTAACGAATAGAGCTGAGTTTAATTATGTTGCATCCACGAATTCAAGAAGTCACCGAACGTATCATTACGCGCAGTAAAGCAACCCGCCAAGCTTATTTAGATCGCATTTCGCACGCAAAAAAACAAACAAGAGTTCGTGCTGGATTAGGTTGCGGTAATATTGCCCACGTTATGGCTGCGTGTAGCACCGATGATAAAGCGCGTTTAAAAGCCGATGAGCAACCAAACCTTGCAATTATCAATTCATATAACGATATGCTTTCGGCACATGTGCCTTATAAAGATTACCCAGATTTAATTAAAAGCATTGCTACTAAATACGACGCTACAGCCCAAGTGGCAGGCGGCGTACCAGCAATGTGTGATGGCGTTACGCAAGGGCGTGATGGCATGGAATTATCACTTTTTTCACGCGATGTAATTGCTATGTCTACGGCAATATCGTTATCGCACGATGTGTTTGATGGCGTTTTTTGTTTAGGCGTATGCGACAAAATAGTCCCAGGGTTATTAATTGGCGCACTGTCGTTTGGCCATTTACCGGTGTTCTTTTTACCGGCAGGACCAATGCAGTCAGGCATTCCAAATAAAGAAAAAGCCCGTATTCGTCAAAAGTTTGCGCAAGGTTTAGTAAGCCGCGAAGACTTGCTAGAAGCCGAAAGCGCGTCTTACCACAGTGCTGGTACCTGTACTTTTTACGGTACTGCTAACTCTAATCAAATGTTAATGGAAATAATGGGCTTGCACCTTCCGGGTAGCTCGTTTATTAACCCATATACAGAGCTTCGCGATGGTTTAACCGGTAATGCGGTAGAAACCATGCTTAAGCAATTAACCGACGATAAAGACAGCCCGTGTTTGGCAGACGTGATCAGCGAAAAAACCATAGTAAATGGTTTAGTTGGTTTGCTATCTACCGGTGGCTCTACTAACCACGCCATCCACATTGTGGCTATTGCCAAAGCGGCAGGTATTCAAATAACGTGGAAAGATATGTCTGATTTATCAGCTGAGGTTCCACTATTAACGCGTATTTACCCTAATGGTTCTGCTGATGTAAATCATTTTCAAGCAGCCGGTGGTATGGGCTTTTTAATGCGTGAACTTGCCAGCGCAGGCTACTTACATATCGACGTTAAAACTATGCTAGGCGATGGTTTAGCACCCTACATGACCGAGCCTCGTCTTGATAAAGACAATAGCTTAATAATGAGTGATGCAACCGGCCCGAGCAAAATTAAATGGGTAGCTTGCCCTGATAACTCACACGATGAAGATGTACTTCGCCCAGTGAGTAATCCGTTTAGTAAGCAAGGTGGTTTACAACTGCTTACAGGTAACTTAGGCAAAGCGGTTATTAAAGTATCGGCAGTAGCAATTGAACACCAAGTAGTTACCGCCCCAGCTAAAGTATTTAGCTCGCAAGGTGAATTACAAGATGCTTATAGCCGCGGCGAACTAAACCAAGACTTTATTGCAGTGCTAAAAGAGCAAGGCCCTAAAGCTAAAGGTATGCCAGAGCTACATAAATTAACGCCTGTAATGGCAACGCTACAAGATCAAGGCTTTAAAGTGGCTATTGTAACTGACGGTCGTATGTCGGGCGCATCGGGTAAAGTACCTGCGGCGATTCACTTAGCGCCAGAGGCAGTTGAAGGCGGCATAATTGCTAAAATTCATGAAGGTGATTTAGTTACTTTAGATGCGCCAAACGGCATATTAAAAGTACATGTTAGCGATGAAGAGCTTGCTAAACGTGAACTGCAATTAAGCCTACCAAGCTTAACCTTTGGTACAGGCCGAGAGTTATTTACCGGATTTAGAAATATCGTAAGTAGCGCCGATTTAGGTGCGAGTGCTTTCGGAATTGAAGAATAGTCAGCCATTGTGGGTAATGAGGAACACGTAATGAGTATTGAAAAAATATTAGCATCGGCGCCAGTTGTGCCAGTAGTGGTAATCGAAAAATTAGAAGATGCAGCGCCACTTGCTAGAGCCTTATATAACGGTGGCTTAAAAGCGCTGGAAATTACTTTGCGCACGCCCATTGCGGCAGAAGCAGTAAAACTAATGAAAGCAGCCGTACCTGAGGCCTATGTAGGCACAGGCACGGTAGTTGATAAAGCCAGCTTTGATGCTTCACTAGCTGCAGGCGCTGACTTTATGGTAAGCCCAGGGGTTAGTGACGAGCTACTTGAACTGATAAAAACCAGCGACATTCCGTTTTTACCAGGCGCTGCTACGCCAAGCGAAGTTATGAAACTAGCGTCGCACGGTTTTAAGTATTTAAAGTTTTTTCCGGCAGAAGCAGCAGGCGGAACCGCCATGCTTAAATCAATCGGTGGGCCATTACCCGATATTACTTTTTGCCCAACGGGCGGCATAACGCTCGCTACTGCACCTAACTACTTAGCACTAAATAATGTTATTTGTGTTGGTGGTACGTGGATGTTAGATAAACAACTAATTGAAAATAAAGACTGGCAAGCTATTGAAGCGCTTGCTCGACAAGCTTGTGAAGTAAATAGGAGTCAAAAATGATTAACGTAGCAATTAATGGCTATGGCCGTATAGGTCGCAATGTATTGCGTGCACTTTACGAGTCGGCACAAAATAATGAGATTAAAATTGTTGCAATTAACGATTTAGCCCCAGCTAATGTTAATGCTCATCTTACGCAATTTGACTCAGTACATGGACAATTTTCTCATAAAGTAACGCTAGCCGATAACACTATGCTAATTGGCGACGATGTTATTACTTTAACGCAAGAGCGCGACCCAGCAAATTTACCGTGGAAAGCACTCGATGTTGATATTGTTTTAGAGTGTACCGGTTTGTTTACTACGCGCGAAGCAGCCGCTAAGCATATTACTGCTGGCGCTAAAAAAGTAATTGTTTCGGCGCCGGGCAAAGATATGGATGCAACCGTAGTGCATGGCGTTAACAGCGAAGTACTTAATGCACAAAGCCAAATTATTTCAAACGCTTCGTGTACTACTAACTGTTTAGCACCGATTGCTAAAGCAATTAACGACACGGTAGGCATTGAGCAAGGTAGCATGACCACTATTCATGCATATACCAACGATCAAAACTTATCGGATGTATATCATCCTGATCTATACCGTGCACGTAGTGCAACGCAGTCGATGATCCCAACTAAAACCGGTGCAGCTGCAGCTGTTGGTTTAGTGCTACCAGAACTTGCAGGCAAGTTAGATGGTATGTCGGTACGTGTGCCTACAATTAACGTATCTTTGGTTGATTTTACGTTTATTGCTAAGCGCGATACCAGCATTGAAGAAATTAATGCAATTATGAAAGAAGCGTCAACGGGCTCAATGAAAGACATTTTACAATATAATGAGCTGCCACTTGTTTCTATTGATTTTAACCATAACCCAGCGTCTTGTGTGTTTGATTCAACGCAAACCAGAGCGAATGGTAAATTGGTTAAAGTAATGGCTTGGTACGATAACGAATGGGGTTTTTCAAACCGCATGTTAGATCAAGTTAAAGCGTTAGGTAAGTTTTTTTAATCTGTGAGTAAATAACATTATTTACGTTAAAAACCACGCATTGCGTGGTTTTTTTGTGCCATTTATAAATTTACGACGTTTTATAACTGTGTAGTTAGCTGTGTGCTTAACTGCGAAAGTGTGGGGCGCTGTATAATATCAGTTGTCATGCATTGCTTAGCTAGTTGCGCAAGCTTCACGGCTATTGCATTATTGTCGCTGCAAACACTCAGTAAATCATCAATTAAACAACCTAGCGCGCGTACTTCAATTAATTGCATTTGCTGGCGCTGATATTCACTCAACATAGCTAAATTAGTTGCTGCACCAAAATCGCCAAATAACACATTTGCGTCTTGGTTTACCATAGTGTTATGCGCATACACATCGCCATGGCTTACTTTATTTGCATGCAAATGCTGTAGGGTACTGGCCATTTGTTGCACAATTTTATAAATAGCTTGGCTACTATAATTACAGCCATCTGCGAAGGTGTCGCGAGTGCACGTTTGTAAACTTGGCGGTAATCCTAAATTGCTAAAGCTATTATCTATTAGCTCCATTACTAAACCAAGTTGCTTGTCTTGCTCTATATAGGCAAGTACCTTAATTAAATTGGCATGTTCATTTGCCTGTAAGCAGCAATTAACTTCATCAAGCGGATAACCATCGCTGGTTATTGCGCCTTTAAACAACTTAATAGCTACCGCTTTATCTGCTGCTTTTGCAAGGTGAATAACGCCAGAGGCGCCTTGGCCAATAACCTGCTGTAATGTGTAATCACTAAGTGGCTTATTCTCTAAACTACTTTTGGTTAGGCACTGCGCTTTATTAAAGGTGTTACCAGCAAAGGCGAGCCAAGTAAGTTTTGGTAATTCAAATAACCAGTTATCTAGGTGCGTTAAGTTATTGGCAGATAAGCGCACTAATTCTAAGTTTGTACACTGCTGCATACTGCTTGGCAAAGTGTGTAACCGGTTACCCGCTAAAGCAAGTTTGCGCAGCTGTTTAAGCTCGCCGAATGACTCGGGTAATTGCTCAATACGGTTGTCGGTTAATATTAACCACTGTGTTGTAAGCGGCAGGCTATGCTGGGCAAACTCACTAATTTGATTGCCTTTAAAAGCGATCATAATAAGTGCTGGGCATTGCGCTAAAACAGCAGGTATATGCTTAAACTGATTAAACGATAAAAACACCCGTTTAAGGCGGGTTAAACTGGCAAACTCTGCGGGTAAATCACTCAGGTTATTATTAGATAAGTCGAGTACTTCTAGGGTGTCGGCAAGGGTAAAAATTTCTTTTGGGAAATCAGTGAGGTCTTCCACCAATTGTAAGCGGCGAGCGCCACTTAAAGCACCGCTGCGTAGTTGTTCAAGGGTATTCAAAATTAACTAATCCATTTTACAAAAACAAAAAGGCCAAACTAAGTTGGCCTTTGATCACGTTTTATTTTTAACGCTTAAAACTCTGCGTTGTGGTAAACGTTTTGTACGTCGTCGCAATCTTCTAGCATAGCTAAAAAGCGCTCCATAACCTCAACATCTTCGCCTTCAATAGGCGCTGCTATTTGTGGTACAAACGAAATTAAATCTTCGTCAAATTCAGTAACGCCCATTTCTTCAAGTGCTGTGCGAGTATTGTTGTACTCAGTATGTGGTGCAAATACAGTTACCTTGCCGTTTTCAACTTCTACGTCGGTTACATCAACATCAGCCATCATTAGTGCTTCAAGTACTGTTTCGTCGTCATCACCGTCAAATACAAAAATTGCAAGGTGATCAAATAAATGCGAAACCGAGTTCTGTGCACCAATTTTAGCGTTAGCTTTAGTAAAGCAAACACGTACATCAGCAAAGGTACGTTTATTGTTGTCGGTTAAACAGTCAACAATAATCATACAGTTACCCGGGCCGTAACCTTCGTAACGTGTGGCTACGTAGTCTTCACCGCCGCCGCCTTTTGCTTTGTCTATTGCGCGGTCAATAACGTGCGCCGGAACTTGGTCTTTTTTAGCGCGCTCAATTAAACGACGTAGCGATAAGTTACCGTCTGGATCGGTACCGCCATTTTTAGCACAAATATAAATTTCTTTACCGTACTTAGAATAAACTTTAGTTTTAGCACCCGCAGTTTTAGCCATTGAATCTTTTTTGTTTTGGTAAGCTCTTCCCATCTGCGTTTCGCCTTTAAATATAAGTATTAAAATAATTTTCAGGGGCATAGTTTAAAGGTAAAAGTGGGGTAGGGCTAGTAACTATTAAATAGGATGAGTTGAGTTTTATACTAAGGGCTATAAAAATAACTGAGCAGAAAAAATATAACCCGCAATGGCGGGTTATATTTAATTGCAATTTAGCGCTCTATTACCAAATGCGTACGCGTTGCTCTTCAGGAAGATACAGCTCATCCCCTGGTTTTACATCAAATGCTTTGTACCATGCGTCGTGGTTACGCGGGGCTTGTGCTCTAAAGCGACCCGGCGCATGCGTGCCACCGCGCAGCTGATTTAACATGCTTTGCTCGGTGCGTTTTTCTTTCCATACTTGTGCCCAAGCAAGAAAGAAACGCTGATCGCCAGTAACACCGTCAATAACCGGTGCTTCTTTACCGTTTAGGCTCAGTTTGTAGGCATGATAAGCCATGGCTAAACCACCCACATCACCAATGTTTTCACCTAGGCTATTACGCCCGTTAACAAAGTTACCTTCGATTGGCTCATACTTATTGTACTGCGCTGCTAACTGGTCGGCTTTTGCGTCAAAAGCGGCGCGATCAGCATCAGTCCACCAGTTACGTTGGATCCCGTTTTCATCTGACTTAGAACCTTGGTCGTCAAAACCATGGCCCATTTCGTGGCCAATTACTGCGCCAATGCCGCCGTAGTTTACTGCTGCGTCGGCATTTGGATCGAAAAATGGTGGTTGTAAAATTGCCGCCGGAAATACAATTTCGTTAAATGAACTGTTGTAGTAAGCGTTAACGCGTTGTGGTGTCATACCCCAACGGTTACGATCTGTTTTTTGCAGCTCTTTTGCAACGCTTTCGGCTTGAAAAAACTCACGCATATTTTTTACGTTGCCGATTAAGTCGTTGTTGCTAATGGTTAAACCCTCGTACGACTGCCATACATCGGGGTAACCAATTTTTGGTACAAATGCAGCCAGTTTAGCGCGCGCATTTACTTTGGTTTCTGCGCCCATCCACTCTAGGTTATCAATACGTTCACCCAATGCGGTACGCAAGTTTTCGACCAGTTCAGACATTTGTTGTTTTGACGACTCAGGAAAATAACGTGCTACGTATATTTTACCAATAGCAAAACCAAGTGAATTGGTGCTCGACATTTCATCTATAGCGCGTTTCCAACGTGGACGCGGCTCTTGCTGACCATTTAACTCTTTACCAAAAAATGCAAAATTGGTATTAAAAATATCTTCAGATAGTAAGTTAGCGTTACCACTTATTGCGTGGTAGGTTAAATAATCTTTCCATACCGCTAAGTCTTCTTGATTGATTAATTCAATCATGGCTTTTATTGGCTCGGGCTGCGATACATTTAACTGCGGTACTTTGTAGCCTGTTTGAGCAAAATATGCATCCCAATTAAAGTCTGGGTAGGCAGTGCTTAGCTCGTCGCGTTTAATTTGATTTAATGTAAGGTCGCGGTTACGGCGCTTTTCGCGTGGCCAATGGCCTTGTGCAATTTTGGTTTCTAGATCTAAAATTGCCTGTGCGCGCTCATTGGCGTTATCTGCATTGGTAAATTTAAGCATGTCGGCAATATGTGCCACATAGGCGCTACGCGTATTAACAAAACGCTCAGAGTCTTCAAGGTAGTATGAACGATCTGGTAAGCCTAAACCGCCAGCACCTAACGACATTTCGTATTTATTAGGATCTAAGCGGTTAAACCACATGCCACCACCAAGCGGGGCTTTAACACCGGTTAACCAAGACTGACCAAACATTTTGGCTAAATCGTCGGTTGATGATATTTCACTTATTTGTGTTAAAAGCGGCTTAATTGGTGTTACGCCTAGCTTATTAAGTGCTGCGGTGTTCATGTAGGCGTTGTAAAAGTCGGCTACTAGTTTTTCATCAGCATCTAAATCTTTACGCGCGGCAATTTCTTCAATAATTACTTTAACGCGGTCTTCGCTGCGCTCGGCCAATGCCGAAAATGCGCCATAGCGGGTTTTATCAGCAGGCATGCTGTAATTGTCATACCAAGTGCCACTGGCGTACATAAAAAAATCGTCGCCTGGTTTAACCGCTTCGTTACGTGCAGCTAAATCAACACCAAAACTACCCAGCTCTGCTTTTGTTGTTGCGGCTATTGGTGCAGTAGGTGCTGGTTGTACTTGTGTTTTTGTTGTTTGTGGCTCTGAGCAGCCGGTAATAAATGTGGCTGCTAATGCAGCTGCAATTAAACTCTTTTTCATTATGTTCCCCTGAGCTTTCACTCTGTTTAATTAATATTTTTGTTATTGTAAATATTATCTTAACCTAGGTTCAGGTTATTTTAGTAATTGTTGTTTATAAGAGGCTGCTAAACAAACCTTTTGAGGTGAATCACCCTAGAGGTCGATAAAATAGCAAATAAAGCCTTTATACGAGCAATTTTAATGGTTTATGTGTTTTTTGCTTGTTCTTGCTGCAATTGCCACATTTGTGCATATTGGCCGTTAAGGGCTAGCAACTCAGAATGTGTGCCTTGCTCAAGTAGCTCACCTTTATGCAATACTAAAATATTATCGGCATCAATTATGGTTGATAAGCGATGGGCAATCACTATGCTGGTATGGTTTTGTGTGACAGCGCGCATAGCCGTTAAAATAGCTTGCTCGGCATGCGAGTCAAGGGCTGAGGTGGCTTCGTCAAAAATTAAAATAGGCGATTTTTTTAAGATTGCGCGGGCAATGGCTATGCGTTGTTTTTCGCCGCCCGACACTTTTAAACCACGCTCGCCTACTAAGGTTTTATCGCCTTTATCAAGGCTGTTTATAAACGCTGTTAAATGCGCCATAGCAATGGCTTGATCTATTTCGGCCTCGCTGGCTGTTGGCCTGCCATAAGCAATGTTTTCGCGTATTGAGGTATTAAATAGCACGGTATCTTGCGGCACTATGGCTATAGCTTGGCGTAAACTGTGCAAAGTTACGGTGTTTATAGGTTGCTTATCTATAGTGATATTACCTGACGACACCTCATAAAAACGATACAAGAGCCTAGCTAATGAGCTTTTCCCTGCGCCACTTGCTCCGACTATTGCTACTTTAGTACCGGGTTTTACGCTAAAGCTAACATTGTTAAGAATAGGGCGGTTAGCATCGTAACTAAAGCTTACATTGTTAAAGCTCACTTCACCTTTAGTGAGGGTAAGTAGCTGTGATGCAGGGGTGTCGGTAATTTGTGGTTTTTTGTTGAGCAGCCCAAGCATGTTTTCAAGGTCGGTAAGGGCGCGTCTTATTTCGCGATATACAAAGCCTAAAAAGTTAAGCGGTAAAAACAGTTGGATCATATACGCGTTTATCATTACGAGTTCACCAATGCTAAGTGTACCGGTTACTACTTCGCTTGAGCCTAGCCACATAAGTGCGGTAATGGCGCTGGCTATAATTAACGCCTGCCCGGAGTTTAGTGCCAATAACGACATGCGGTTTTTTAATCGGGCTTTTTCCCAGCGCGCTAAAAAGGTGTCGTAGGTGCTGGCTTCAAACTCTTCATTGTTAAAGTATTTTACTGTTTCGTAGTTTAATAAGCTGTCGATAGCGCGGGTATTACTTAAGTTGTCGGCGGTGTTAGCTTCGCGAATAAAGCGATTTCGCCACTGAGTTACGGTTACTGTAAAGGTAATATATATGGCAACGGCAAGTAGGGTTATAAGCGCAAACCAGATAGAAAACAAAGTGCCAAAAATTAATGCCACGGTAAGAATTTCAAATAGAGTAGGGACAATGTTAAACATTAAAAATCGCATTAAAAAGCTCAAACCGCTGGTGCCACGCTCTATGTCGCGGCTTATGCCACCGGTTTGCCTATCTAAATGAAAAGCCAGTTCAAGCGAATGCAAATGCTTAAACACTTTTAGGCCTATATCGCGCATGGCATGCTCGGTAACTCGCGAAAAAACCGCATCGCGTATTTCACCTAAAAATACACTGGCAAAGCGCAGCGCACCGTACATAATAAGCAGTAGGGTAGGTATAAAAAGCACAGGGTGAATAGACTTATCAACGCTATCAATAATTTCTTTTAGTGCCCACGGCATAAGTAAAGTAGCGCCTTTAGCGCCTACCAACGCCATAGCTGCAATAAAAACTCGCCCTTTAAATTGTGTTATATACGGCCAAAGTGTTTTTATACTTTGGCGCAGGTTCATTGCGTCGGGGCGTTTTACTGAGCTTTGTTTAGAGCGCATGAGTGATCTCGGTTTTTATAGTGGGTATAAATTGCTGTGAATTTAATTTTGCGTAAAACTAAATACTTAATTTGACTATTGTATTTTAAATAGCTGCCCTTATATACTAGTAACCCTTAATTAAAGTTTGAAAATTAATGTTTAAATTTCGTTTGTTTTTAACTGCATTTTTGCTTATTACTGCACTTTTTAGTGCATGTAGCGAAGCCGCGCCAGTTAAACAAGATTTAAACACTGCAAATTCCACTTTAATATCTACTGCTTTTTCAGCAGAAAATTTCTTATTAGATGCTACTTCATTAGGTAATGTTTCATTAGACATAAGTCATCCCTCCATATTAGTTAAAGTATTGCATGCTAAACAACAAACTAAGCCTGATAAAACAGCGTTTGCGGCACTGCAATCTAGGCTAACTGCCAGTAATTCATCGTTGTTTTTATTTAGTGCGCAAACCGAGCCTGAATACGATGTTATTTATGAGTTTTTTATTCATACGCTTGCAAGGCAGTTTTATTTACAACCTAAAGCTATAAACACAGCACTACCTTGGTACACGGTTGTTTCTAATAGTAAAAAGTCTCGTATTAGTGGCTGGAAAGAAGCTAATTTACTTTACAGGGCTACCAACACTCACCACGCTTAATTTCCTTATTTAATAATTAATAGGTTTTAACTT includes the following:
- a CDS encoding M13 family metallopeptidase: MKKSLIAAALAATFITGCSEPQTTKTQVQPAPTAPIAATTKAELGSFGVDLAARNEAVKPGDDFFMYASGTWYDNYSMPADKTRYGAFSALAERSEDRVKVIIEEIAARKDLDADEKLVADFYNAYMNTAALNKLGVTPIKPLLTQISEISSTDDLAKMFGQSWLTGVKAPLGGGMWFNRLDPNKYEMSLGAGGLGLPDRSYYLEDSERFVNTRSAYVAHIADMLKFTNADNANERAQAILDLETKIAQGHWPREKRRNRDLTLNQIKRDELSTAYPDFNWDAYFAQTGYKVPQLNVSQPEPIKAMIELINQEDLAVWKDYLTYHAISGNANLLSEDIFNTNFAFFGKELNGQQEPRPRWKRAIDEMSSTNSLGFAIGKIYVARYFPESSKQQMSELVENLRTALGERIDNLEWMGAETKVNARAKLAAFVPKIGYPDVWQSYEGLTISNNDLIGNVKNMREFFQAESVAKELQKTDRNRWGMTPQRVNAYYNSSFNEIVFPAAILQPPFFDPNADAAVNYGGIGAVIGHEMGHGFDDQGSKSDENGIQRNWWTDADRAAFDAKADQLAAQYNKYEPIEGNFVNGRNSLGENIGDVGGLAMAYHAYKLSLNGKEAPVIDGVTGDQRFFLAWAQVWKEKRTEQSMLNQLRGGTHAPGRFRAQAPRNHDAWYKAFDVKPGDELYLPEEQRVRIW
- a CDS encoding YebC/PmpR family DNA-binding transcriptional regulator translates to MGRAYQNKKDSMAKTAGAKTKVYSKYGKEIYICAKNGGTDPDGNLSLRRLIERAKKDQVPAHVIDRAIDKAKGGGGEDYVATRYEGYGPGNCMIIVDCLTDNNKRTFADVRVCFTKANAKIGAQNSVSHLFDHLAIFVFDGDDDETVLEALMMADVDVTDVEVENGKVTVFAPHTEYNNTRTALEEMGVTEFDEDLISFVPQIAAPIEGEDVEVMERFLAMLEDCDDVQNVYHNAEF
- a CDS encoding ABCB family ABC transporter ATP-binding protein/permease, with the protein product MRSKQSSVKRPDAMNLRQSIKTLWPYITQFKGRVFIAAMALVGAKGATLLMPWALKEIIDSVDKSIHPVLFIPTLLLIMYGALRFASVFLGEIRDAVFSRVTEHAMRDIGLKVFKHLHSLELAFHLDRQTGGISRDIERGTSGLSFLMRFLMFNIVPTLFEILTVALIFGTLFSIWFALITLLAVAIYITFTVTVTQWRNRFIREANTADNLSNTRAIDSLLNYETVKYFNNEEFEASTYDTFLARWEKARLKNRMSLLALNSGQALIIASAITALMWLGSSEVVTGTLSIGELVMINAYMIQLFLPLNFLGFVYREIRRALTDLENMLGLLNKKPQITDTPASQLLTLTKGEVSFNNVSFSYDANRPILNNVSFSVKPGTKVAIVGASGAGKSSLARLLYRFYEVSSGNITIDKQPINTVTLHSLRQAIAIVPQDTVLFNTSIRENIAYGRPTASEAEIDQAIAMAHLTAFINSLDKGDKTLVGERGLKVSGGEKQRIAIARAILKKSPILIFDEATSALDSHAEQAILTAMRAVTQNHTSIVIAHRLSTIIDADNILVLHKGELLEQGTHSELLALNGQYAQMWQLQQEQAKNT